One window of the Triticum dicoccoides isolate Atlit2015 ecotype Zavitan chromosome 3B, WEW_v2.0, whole genome shotgun sequence genome contains the following:
- the LOC119279431 gene encoding uncharacterized protein LOC119279431: MADGALLDLLPQIHALFSDQLRVISYKWLSRNFSVSSNDAKRLLQEFVNKHGTDHEVIYSVSGWLKNNPQNYCVQLTSSSKLEGNVGYVREEHMAPFFWLI; encoded by the exons ATGGCCGACGGCGCGCTGCTCGACCTGCTGCCCCAGATCCACGCCCTCTTCTCCGACCAGCTCCGCGTG ATTTCGTACAAATGGTTAAGCCGGAATTTTTCTGTGTCATCAAATGACGCCAAGAG GTTGCTTCAGGAGTTTGTCAACAAACACGGGACTGATCATGAAGTTATTTACAGTGTGTCTGGGTGGTTAAAGAACAATCCCCAAAATTATTGTGTACAACTCACTTCAAGCTCTAAACTTGAAGGTAAT GTGGGATATGTTAGAGAAGAACACATGGCCCCGTTCTTTTGGCTGATTTAG